The DNA region GGCGAGAAGCCTGCAGCGCGCCGGGGCCCGAATACAGTTCCAGGAGATCACCACCTGCCTGGGAGCGTTCATGTCCGGTAGCCTCCGGAAGAGACCCACCGAAGCCTTCGAGGCCATCGAGCCTCCGGGCAACGCCGAACTGATCGCCGCCGTGGTGGCGCTGACGGCCCTCGTGGAGGTCCTCGGCATCCTGTCCCGCTCCGAGGTGTGGCTCCTCGGACTTCTGGTGTTCCTGCCCGGAACGGCATCGGCCCTGTGCACCGTCCGGCAGACAGGGTTCGTCGCCGCGTGGACCACACTCGTCGTCACCACTACCGCGGTGCTGCGGGACGTCGACGAGAGCCGCTGGCTCGACCGCCTCCTGCTGGTCCTGTTCACCCTCGTCCTGGCCACGACCTCGGTCTACGCCTGCAGCAGGCGGATCAGGCGGGAACACGAGATGGTGCGGCTGCGCTCCACCGCGGCCGCCATGCAGCGCCACATCCTGCATCCACTTCCCCTGGTCACCGGTGACGTGCTGGTCAACGGTGTCTACGAACCCCTCCATGAGGACAGACTCGTCGGCGGCGACATCTACGACGTGGTCGCATCGCCGTGGGGGACGCGCGTTCTGATCGGGGACGTGCAGGGCAAGGGACTGGCCGCGGTGGGCACCGCGTTCGCCACCATCGGAGCCTTCCGCGAGGCCGCCCACCGCGAGCCGACTCTCACGGCGCTCGTCGACGCACTGGACGCCGCTGTCGTGCGCCACAACTCCTACGCCGAACACACCGGCGACGACGAGCGCTTCGTCACCGCTTTGATCATCGGTATCGAGACGGGCATCGAGGACGTGCAGGCCATCAACTGTGGGCACATCTCGCCCTACGTCATGCGCGAGGGCACCATCACCAACCCCTCGCTGGACTCCGGCGTCCCGCTCGGTCTCGCCGAACTCGCCTCCGAACCCACGACGGTCGGCTGGTTCCGCTTTCCCCACGGCGCGACGCTGTTGCTGAGCACGGACGGCCTCACCGAAACCCGCGCGCCCGACGGCACCTTCTACCCGGTCGAAGAGCGTCTGGAGAAGCTCGCCCTCTCGCCCACCGAACTGCCTCAGGCCCTGTTCGAGGACAGTCTCGCCTTCGCCGGCCAAGGCGGCCGGCACGACGATGTCGCGGTCCTGACCGTCCGTTGGTCACCGGCTCACTGAAC from Streptomyces sp. NBC_00258 includes:
- a CDS encoding PP2C family protein-serine/threonine phosphatase; this translates as MSGSLRKRPTEAFEAIEPPGNAELIAAVVALTALVEVLGILSRSEVWLLGLLVFLPGTASALCTVRQTGFVAAWTTLVVTTTAVLRDVDESRWLDRLLLVLFTLVLATTSVYACSRRIRREHEMVRLRSTAAAMQRHILHPLPLVTGDVLVNGVYEPLHEDRLVGGDIYDVVASPWGTRVLIGDVQGKGLAAVGTAFATIGAFREAAHREPTLTALVDALDAAVVRHNSYAEHTGDDERFVTALIIGIETGIEDVQAINCGHISPYVMREGTITNPSLDSGVPLGLAELASEPTTVGWFRFPHGATLLLSTDGLTETRAPDGTFYPVEERLEKLALSPTELPQALFEDSLAFAGQGGRHDDVAVLTVRWSPAH